The Terriglobales bacterium genome includes a window with the following:
- a CDS encoding M28 family metallopeptidase has protein sequence MLVRLSFRAAARSFFTASALLLGLAAAAAQTPPPARPARKADLDPHIVAALKAVSAAQIKADIVKLVSFYNRSTLSPATPEAIQSGRGIGAAREWIQAEFERYSKECGGCLEVKTESYVQPPGERVQSPTEIVDVYAVLKGTDEANAGRIVLVTGHYDSRNSDNYNTTDAAPGANDDASGTAVSLECARVLSKHKFPATIIFLAVAGEEQGLYGSKHFAEMAKAEKWELEAVLDNDIVGGNKTPGDKLQDPSIVRVFSEGVPDAASDRDLRLLRALGGENDSSSRELARYIRETSRTYLSGPFGPKLIFRRDRYLRGGDHTSFNQFGFAAVRITEYREDFNHQHQNVRTENGIEYGDLPKFVDYDYVANVARLNAATLASLASAPAPPATVRLLTRNLENDSTLTWEPSPGGLAAGYEVVWRATTAPYWENVVPVGNVTRYTLKQSKDNVIFAVRAVDNSGHRSLPVVPLPER, from the coding sequence ATGCTGGTGCGACTCTCTTTCCGCGCGGCGGCCAGGAGCTTCTTCACCGCCAGCGCGCTGCTGCTGGGGCTGGCGGCAGCCGCGGCGCAGACCCCGCCTCCGGCCCGCCCCGCCCGCAAGGCCGATCTCGATCCTCACATCGTGGCCGCGCTCAAGGCCGTCTCGGCGGCGCAGATCAAGGCCGACATCGTGAAGCTGGTGAGCTTCTACAACCGCAGCACGCTCTCGCCCGCCACCCCCGAAGCCATCCAGTCGGGCCGCGGCATCGGGGCCGCCCGCGAGTGGATCCAGGCGGAGTTCGAGCGCTACTCCAAGGAGTGCGGCGGCTGCCTCGAGGTCAAGACCGAGAGCTACGTGCAGCCGCCCGGCGAGCGCGTGCAGAGCCCCACCGAGATCGTGGACGTCTACGCCGTGCTCAAGGGCACCGACGAGGCCAACGCCGGCCGCATCGTGCTGGTCACCGGCCATTACGACTCGCGCAACAGCGACAACTACAACACCACCGACGCGGCCCCCGGCGCCAACGACGACGCCAGCGGCACCGCCGTCTCCCTGGAATGCGCCCGTGTCCTGAGCAAGCACAAGTTTCCCGCCACCATCATCTTCCTCGCTGTGGCCGGCGAGGAGCAGGGCCTCTACGGCTCCAAGCACTTCGCCGAGATGGCCAAGGCGGAGAAGTGGGAGCTCGAGGCCGTGCTCGACAACGACATCGTGGGCGGCAACAAGACCCCCGGCGACAAGCTCCAAGACCCCAGCATCGTGCGCGTCTTCTCCGAGGGCGTGCCCGACGCGGCCAGCGACCGCGACCTGCGCCTGCTGCGCGCCCTGGGCGGCGAGAACGATTCCTCCTCGCGCGAGCTGGCCCGCTACATCCGCGAGACCTCCAGGACCTATCTCTCCGGGCCCTTCGGCCCCAAGCTCATCTTCCGCCGCGACCGCTACCTGCGCGGCGGCGACCACACCTCCTTCAACCAGTTCGGCTTCGCCGCCGTGCGCATCACCGAGTACCGCGAGGACTTCAACCACCAGCACCAGAACGTGCGCACCGAGAACGGCATCGAGTACGGCGACCTGCCCAAGTTCGTGGACTACGACTACGTGGCCAACGTCGCCCGGCTGAACGCCGCTACCCTGGCCTCGCTGGCTTCGGCGCCTGCCCCGCCCGCCACCGTCCGCCTGCTCACCAGGAACCTGGAGAACGATTCCACCCTGACCTGGGAGCCCTCGCCCGGCGGGCTGGCCGCCGGCTACGAGGTCGTGTGGCGCGCGACCACCGCCCCCTACTGGGAGAACGTGGTGCCCGTGGGCAACGTCACCCGCTACACCCTGAAGCAATCCAAGGACAATGTGATTTTCGCGGTGCGCGCGGTGGATAATAGTGGGCACAGGAGCCTGCCGGTGGTGCCCTTGCCCGAGCGGTAG
- a CDS encoding carboxypeptidase-like regulatory domain-containing protein, which translates to MRRTLGRGWLPVMLLLALVWPAVAAPKEKEPQTRTLTGQVTDQDGRPLSDAVVYLKNTKTLLIKTYISDAQGNYRFASLSPNVDYEVYAEYQGHRSPTRTLSSFDSRSEVVFNLKINLRK; encoded by the coding sequence GTGAGGCGCACTCTGGGGCGGGGGTGGTTGCCGGTGATGCTGCTGCTAGCGCTGGTGTGGCCGGCGGTAGCGGCGCCCAAGGAAAAAGAGCCGCAGACGCGCACCCTCACCGGCCAGGTCACCGACCAGGACGGCAGGCCGCTCTCCGATGCCGTCGTCTACCTGAAGAACACCAAGACCCTGCTCATCAAGACCTACATCAGCGACGCCCAGGGCAACTATCGCTTCGCCTCGCTCTCCCCCAACGTGGACTACGAGGTGTACGCCGAGTACCAGGGACACCGCAGCCCCACCCGGACGCTGAGCAGCTTCGACAGCCGCAGCGAAGTGGTGTTCAACCTGAAGATCAATCTGAGGAAGTAG